A genomic segment from Lentisphaera araneosa HTCC2155 encodes:
- a CDS encoding alpha-L-fucosidase, whose amino-acid sequence MKHFLLAISCLMTFNIQALDQATNQKDLDQRMEWFNDAKFGMFIHWGAYSVLKGSWQGKEMEFYAEWIQAKADIPKEQYVKVAERFNPEQFDADAWAKAAYEAGMKYMVITTKHHEGFCLWDSQYTKYDIKDTAGIDRDLLGELSAACKKYGLKFGTYYSTIDWHHDSQKPVEGAKGHWNKWAKIEMVSPQKKKEYVQYMKNQLQELVDRYDTQIFWFDGDWNDFWTMEDGEDLYRFLRKIQPNAIINNRVAKRKEFKYDFGTPENQTPGEKLDYYWEACWTINHSWGYKAHDKKWKSSQVLIQKLLDINSKGGNLLLNVGPTPEGTFPDGCIDRLAQMGQWTKMHGEVLYGTEYAPVKRPSWGRVLKKGNSLFLHVFDWPQNQQLKVEGLAGSLQKAYVFKQANEALQFEIDDQNFTIKIPKEAYDENSSVVVLEFSPETLSFAKTANAEKQSTNDISLALTAATIQGKSIVYEKNTQTLRSFNSNKDSANWKQEIVIPGKYEVLLDTALNGKENSFEVKLNNKVLKGKAKNTGKWAKFEELSLGEVELDQIGNYSISLRKTSKNHQSLFKLKSIRLRPIQ is encoded by the coding sequence ATGAAGCACTTCCTTTTAGCCATTAGCTGTTTAATGACATTTAATATCCAAGCCTTGGATCAAGCGACGAATCAAAAAGATCTCGATCAAAGAATGGAATGGTTTAACGACGCCAAGTTTGGCATGTTCATTCACTGGGGAGCCTACTCTGTATTGAAAGGCTCTTGGCAGGGTAAGGAAATGGAGTTTTACGCGGAATGGATTCAGGCGAAAGCGGATATCCCAAAAGAGCAATATGTAAAAGTGGCCGAACGTTTCAATCCCGAACAATTTGATGCCGATGCTTGGGCCAAAGCCGCTTATGAAGCTGGCATGAAATACATGGTTATCACCACCAAGCACCACGAAGGTTTTTGCCTTTGGGATAGCCAATACACAAAGTACGATATTAAAGATACAGCTGGAATTGACCGTGACCTATTAGGTGAACTCAGTGCAGCTTGTAAAAAATATGGACTCAAGTTTGGAACTTATTATTCAACGATTGATTGGCATCACGATTCACAAAAACCTGTAGAAGGCGCCAAGGGGCATTGGAATAAATGGGCGAAAATCGAGATGGTTTCCCCACAGAAAAAGAAAGAATATGTTCAGTACATGAAAAATCAGCTACAAGAACTCGTGGATCGCTACGATACACAAATCTTTTGGTTTGATGGCGACTGGAATGACTTTTGGACCATGGAAGATGGCGAAGATCTTTATCGTTTCTTACGCAAAATTCAGCCCAATGCCATTATCAATAATCGCGTCGCCAAAAGAAAAGAATTTAAATATGATTTTGGCACACCTGAGAACCAAACGCCGGGAGAAAAACTCGATTATTACTGGGAAGCCTGCTGGACGATCAATCACTCATGGGGCTACAAAGCACACGACAAGAAATGGAAAAGTAGCCAAGTGCTCATTCAAAAATTGCTCGATATCAATTCAAAAGGCGGCAATTTATTACTCAATGTGGGTCCCACACCAGAGGGAACCTTTCCGGACGGATGCATTGATCGTTTAGCGCAAATGGGGCAATGGACAAAAATGCACGGAGAAGTTCTTTATGGTACTGAGTACGCTCCCGTCAAAAGACCTTCTTGGGGCCGCGTACTGAAAAAAGGTAACTCACTCTTTCTACATGTTTTTGACTGGCCTCAGAACCAGCAGCTCAAAGTTGAAGGCCTCGCAGGATCATTGCAAAAAGCTTATGTATTTAAGCAAGCAAATGAAGCCCTTCAATTCGAGATTGATGATCAAAACTTCACGATTAAAATCCCTAAGGAAGCCTATGATGAAAATTCATCCGTTGTCGTACTCGAATTTTCTCCAGAGACGCTCTCTTTTGCGAAGACGGCAAATGCAGAAAAGCAATCCACTAATGACATAAGCTTAGCTTTGACTGCGGCAACTATCCAAGGAAAAAGCATTGTCTATGAGAAGAACACGCAAACCTTGCGTTCATTTAACTCCAATAAAGATAGCGCTAACTGGAAACAAGAAATTGTGATCCCAGGAAAATATGAAGTCTTGCTCGACACCGCACTCAATGGCAAAGAAAATTCATTTGAGGTCAAATTGAACAACAAAGTCCTCAAAGGTAAAGCGAAAAACACTGGTAAATGGGCCAAGTTTGAGGAGCTATCTCTCGGAGAAGTCGAACTTGATCAAATAGGAAATTATAGCATTTCTCTTAGAAAAACTTCAAAAAACCATCAATCACTCTTTAAATTAAAATCCATTCGTCTTCGTCCCATTCAATAG
- a CDS encoding right-handed parallel beta-helix repeat-containing protein: MIKYLCLLSAFLCSCQKTPSPIHEDVSTPAKSIYVPTQKLDQQAIYVQSNAKASGDGSLEKPYASIMTAIQQAPDAYTIYLREGRYKEVIELKNFEKKLKIAAYPGEKVVIDGTQELELKWELYQNKIYRSKVNLAIWQLFADNKYSYLARWPNATFEDGKIWRMTQGMRSLDGGYKSSQPTGKSRLGLAYDDAFKAHSKDGFNEGDSRYSGLAKTQSLADSALDFTGAIAVLNIGHWMTWARPITEHKAGSDHFSYAKDGIKLRELHQHTAYYIYGLAALDQNNEWWYDKESQYLYYRAEDQQSLNKLKFSSRKNDFMLELTKVKNLSFENLDFFAAGYNVRFSENIRFNDCRFDYLSDNKYVLGQFDWFNAFNGNSNNQMSAFFDGKDNQLTNCIFSRSNAPIIFKGDNTLVQNCLFEDIEWDVNTNGGTGSVMIGKGSTIRNCTLSRTGNSEGIRAIEDSCTIKYNRIFDAGNLQHDGSGINVGTKVQKGATVSHNWVHDCNRQGVRFDYHGMDVHQSDGSVYGDGLYAFNVIWNTQPSQIKGDRHLIFNNTVISCNYFPDPENEPFNFSIQGFKAMHGIMGNDKSIIRNNLANISHRSWDLRITEKRKANYQNGARFFKDLNYNVLPGKHDHNMREAGAAYKYLRDPQNLDFRPKINSPLIASGRTILASENPNQYTSLKNFQELKQGIDIGAYQSAASDHYWIPGYKAWQPSQAIPLDEGVVNQSKVDLIFLESYKASDHKVYFGTDPKKLQLLKELKKSNICPSPQLEAGKKYFWRVDAIYPDGVSSGETWSFTVKAPTSQLVHN; encoded by the coding sequence ATGATTAAATATCTCTGCCTTCTAAGCGCGTTTTTATGTTCATGTCAGAAAACACCTTCTCCAATTCATGAAGATGTGAGTACCCCCGCCAAATCAATTTACGTCCCAACGCAAAAGTTAGATCAACAAGCCATCTATGTCCAAAGCAATGCCAAGGCCAGTGGAGATGGCTCACTCGAAAAGCCCTACGCTTCGATCATGACTGCGATCCAACAGGCTCCAGACGCTTACACCATCTATTTACGCGAAGGTCGCTACAAAGAAGTTATCGAACTCAAAAATTTTGAAAAGAAACTTAAGATAGCCGCCTACCCTGGTGAAAAAGTTGTCATCGATGGCACCCAAGAACTTGAACTCAAGTGGGAACTTTATCAAAACAAGATCTATCGCAGTAAAGTGAATTTAGCCATATGGCAACTCTTTGCAGATAATAAGTATTCTTACTTAGCGCGCTGGCCTAACGCAACTTTTGAAGATGGAAAAATCTGGCGTATGACTCAGGGCATGCGCAGTCTCGATGGAGGTTATAAATCGAGTCAGCCTACGGGAAAAAGCCGCTTAGGACTCGCCTATGATGATGCCTTTAAAGCTCATAGTAAAGATGGCTTTAATGAGGGAGATAGTCGCTATTCTGGTCTTGCCAAAACTCAGAGCCTCGCTGATTCAGCTTTAGATTTTACCGGAGCCATTGCCGTTCTAAATATTGGTCACTGGATGACATGGGCGCGCCCCATCACAGAACACAAAGCCGGTTCAGATCATTTTTCCTATGCAAAAGATGGTATTAAATTAAGAGAACTCCATCAGCATACAGCCTATTATATTTATGGCCTCGCTGCCCTTGATCAAAATAATGAATGGTGGTATGACAAAGAAAGCCAATACCTCTATTACAGGGCTGAGGACCAACAATCTTTAAATAAGTTAAAATTTTCTAGTCGTAAAAATGACTTCATGCTAGAGCTCACTAAGGTAAAAAATCTTAGCTTTGAAAATCTTGATTTTTTTGCTGCTGGTTACAATGTACGTTTTTCTGAAAACATTCGTTTTAATGACTGCCGTTTTGATTATTTAAGCGATAATAAATATGTCCTAGGGCAATTCGATTGGTTCAATGCCTTTAATGGCAACAGCAATAATCAGATGTCGGCCTTTTTTGACGGTAAGGATAACCAATTGACCAATTGCATCTTTTCACGCTCAAATGCTCCCATCATTTTTAAAGGTGATAACACTCTTGTCCAGAATTGCCTTTTCGAAGATATTGAATGGGATGTGAACACGAATGGTGGTACAGGTTCTGTTATGATTGGCAAAGGTAGCACCATCCGCAACTGCACCCTCTCTAGGACCGGCAACTCGGAAGGCATACGCGCCATAGAAGACTCTTGTACAATTAAGTATAATCGAATTTTTGATGCAGGAAACCTCCAACACGATGGCTCGGGAATTAATGTGGGGACTAAAGTTCAAAAAGGCGCTACGGTAAGTCATAACTGGGTACATGACTGTAATCGTCAAGGCGTGCGCTTTGATTACCATGGCATGGACGTTCATCAGAGTGATGGATCCGTTTATGGAGATGGCCTTTATGCTTTCAATGTCATTTGGAATACTCAACCCAGTCAAATTAAAGGTGACCGCCACCTCATTTTTAATAATACTGTCATTAGCTGTAATTATTTCCCCGACCCAGAAAATGAGCCTTTCAACTTCAGTATCCAGGGCTTTAAAGCTATGCACGGCATCATGGGCAACGATAAATCAATTATTCGCAATAACCTAGCGAACATTAGTCATCGCAGTTGGGATTTGCGCATCACCGAGAAACGTAAGGCCAACTACCAAAATGGCGCACGCTTTTTCAAAGACCTCAATTACAATGTGCTACCAGGTAAGCACGACCATAATATGAGAGAAGCTGGCGCAGCCTATAAGTATTTGCGTGATCCGCAAAACCTAGATTTCCGACCAAAAATCAATAGTCCGCTAATTGCTTCTGGTAGAACCATACTCGCTTCCGAGAACCCCAATCAATACACTTCACTAAAGAATTTCCAGGAATTAAAACAGGGCATAGATATAGGTGCTTATCAAAGTGCCGCTAGTGATCATTACTGGATCCCAGGTTATAAAGCATGGCAGCCTAGCCAAGCAATCCCACTCGATGAAGGTGTAGTCAATCAGAGCAAAGTCGATCTCATTTTCCTCGAGTCCTACAAAGCCTCTGATCATAAAGTTTATTTTGGCACAGACCCCAAGAAACTTCAATTGCTTAAAGAATTGAAGAAGAGCAATATTTGCCCGAGCCCACAGCTCGAAGCAGGAAAAAAATACTTTTGGCGAGTCGATGCTATTTATCCCGATGGAGTCAGTTCAGGTGAAACCTGGAGTTTCACCGTAAAAGCCCCCACTTCCCAACTTGTCCATAATTAA
- the dnaK gene encoding molecular chaperone DnaK, which yields MAKILGIDLGTTNSCMAVMENGEATVIPNAEGHRTTPSVVAFAKNDEELVGQTAKRQAVTNPTNTIFSAKRFMGRKFAEVKHEIDLVPYEVVEAKNGDAHIKVGDKVYSPPEISAKIIAKLKRDAEAYLGETLTEAVITVPAYFNDAQRQATKDAGRIAGVDVKRIINEPTAAALSYGLEKDNEQRICVYDLGGGTFDVTVLELGDGVFEVEATNGDTHLGGDDFDESIINLLVEEFKKENGIDLRQDAFALQRLKEEGEKAKCELSTAQSTDINLPFITADATGPKHLQFTLSRAKLEEVTDSLVTRSILPVDACLKDAGASVGDIDEIIMVGGQTRMPKVIEAVKARFGKDLHRGVNPDECVALGAAIQGGVLTGDVNDVLLLDVTPLSLGIETMGGVFTALIERNTTIPTKKSETFSTAADNQTAVDIVVYQGERPMAQQNKKIGDFRLDEIKSAPRGTPQIEVTFDIDANGILKVSAKDKETGKEQHITIQPDSGLSEDEIERMVNDAKDNEAADKELRENIETKNKAEGLVFQVEKQLGEIGDKVPADVKESFDADIAKIKEACEANNYAEIKELTEKFEARLQELGQYMGAPGADGAGAGAAGAAGAAGAGAAGAADSEKKKEDDDIIDADFV from the coding sequence ATGGCTAAGATCCTCGGTATCGACCTCGGTACAACGAACTCATGTATGGCCGTCATGGAAAATGGCGAAGCCACAGTAATCCCTAACGCAGAAGGTCACAGAACTACACCTTCAGTAGTTGCTTTTGCAAAGAACGACGAAGAACTCGTTGGTCAAACAGCAAAACGTCAGGCAGTAACTAACCCCACGAACACAATCTTCTCTGCGAAGCGTTTCATGGGTCGTAAGTTTGCTGAAGTTAAGCACGAAATTGACCTCGTTCCTTACGAAGTTGTCGAAGCAAAGAATGGCGATGCGCACATTAAAGTTGGTGACAAAGTTTACTCACCACCCGAAATTTCTGCAAAAATCATTGCTAAGCTCAAGCGCGACGCAGAAGCTTACCTCGGTGAAACTCTCACTGAAGCCGTAATCACTGTACCTGCTTACTTTAACGATGCTCAGCGTCAGGCAACTAAAGATGCTGGCCGTATTGCTGGTGTTGACGTAAAGCGTATCATCAACGAGCCTACTGCAGCGGCACTTTCTTACGGTCTTGAAAAAGATAACGAACAAAGAATTTGTGTCTATGACCTCGGTGGCGGTACTTTCGACGTGACTGTACTCGAACTCGGTGATGGTGTTTTCGAAGTAGAAGCAACTAATGGTGATACTCACCTCGGTGGCGATGACTTTGACGAATCAATCATCAACCTCCTCGTAGAAGAATTCAAAAAAGAAAACGGCATTGACCTTCGTCAAGATGCTTTCGCTCTTCAACGTCTAAAAGAAGAAGGCGAGAAAGCAAAATGCGAACTCTCAACTGCTCAGTCTACTGATATCAACCTTCCGTTCATCACTGCTGATGCAACTGGCCCAAAACACTTACAGTTCACACTTTCACGTGCGAAACTTGAAGAAGTTACTGATAGCCTCGTAACTCGTTCAATCCTTCCTGTAGATGCTTGTTTAAAAGATGCCGGCGCGAGCGTTGGTGACATCGACGAAATCATCATGGTTGGTGGTCAAACTCGTATGCCTAAAGTTATCGAAGCTGTAAAAGCACGCTTTGGCAAAGACCTTCACCGCGGTGTTAACCCTGACGAATGTGTAGCTCTTGGTGCTGCAATTCAAGGTGGTGTACTCACTGGTGACGTGAACGACGTTCTTCTTCTCGACGTAACGCCTCTTTCACTCGGTATCGAAACTATGGGTGGTGTTTTCACTGCACTTATCGAGCGTAACACAACGATCCCAACTAAGAAGTCTGAGACTTTCTCAACGGCTGCTGATAACCAAACTGCTGTAGACATCGTTGTTTACCAGGGTGAGCGTCCCATGGCTCAACAAAACAAGAAAATTGGTGACTTCCGTCTCGACGAAATTAAATCGGCTCCTCGTGGCACGCCACAGATCGAAGTAACTTTCGACATCGATGCCAATGGTATCCTCAAAGTTTCTGCTAAAGATAAAGAGACTGGCAAAGAACAGCACATCACTATTCAGCCTGACTCAGGTCTAAGCGAAGACGAAATCGAACGCATGGTTAACGATGCCAAAGATAACGAAGCTGCCGACAAAGAGCTACGTGAAAACATCGAAACTAAAAACAAAGCAGAAGGCCTCGTCTTCCAAGTTGAGAAGCAACTCGGTGAAATCGGCGACAAAGTTCCTGCTGACGTAAAAGAGTCTTTCGATGCGGACATCGCAAAAATCAAAGAAGCTTGCGAAGCGAACAACTATGCTGAGATCAAAGAGCTCACAGAGAAGTTCGAAGCTCGCCTTCAAGAACTCGGTCAGTACATGGGTGCTCCAGGTGCTGATGGCGCTGGCGCTGGCGCAGCCGGTGCGGCAGGAGCTGCTGGTGCAGGTGCTGCGGGCGCTGCTGATTCTGAAAAGAAGAAAGAAGACGACGACATCATCGACGCCGACTTCGTTTAA
- the groES gene encoding co-chaperone GroES: MSIQPLGDRVLVQEIEVKEVSVGGIILPDSAKEKPQEAKVIALGTGGIDANGKEITFHVAEGDTVIVSKYGGTEVKADGQEYKILNQNDILAIVK, from the coding sequence ATGAGCATTCAGCCTCTAGGTGATCGCGTTCTCGTTCAAGAGATCGAAGTAAAAGAAGTAAGCGTTGGCGGAATTATCCTCCCCGACTCAGCTAAAGAAAAGCCACAAGAAGCCAAAGTTATTGCCCTCGGAACTGGTGGTATTGACGCTAATGGTAAAGAAATCACTTTCCACGTTGCCGAAGGCGACACAGTGATTGTCTCTAAATATGGTGGTACTGAAGTGAAAGCTGACGGTCAGGAATACAAAATCCTCAACCAAAACGATATCCTCGCAATCGTAAAATAA
- a CDS encoding AAA family ATPase, translating into MSKLYIVSGANGSGKTTFSKKLTQELNIYFLNADEIAKEIDPHNTTGGEVAAGKIFFKRLRKLLKDNKSFVLESTLSGKYLKKIISQAKENGYSIELIYIFLENPTVCIERIKERVLNGGHHVPDEAVVRRFYRSKNNFWNIYKNVCDRWFLIYNSELTFKEFCIGSKDNYTINDNSIFNDFMKDVEL; encoded by the coding sequence ATGAGTAAATTATATATTGTTTCGGGTGCTAACGGTTCTGGAAAAACTACTTTTTCAAAAAAGCTTACACAAGAGTTAAATATCTATTTTTTAAATGCAGACGAAATAGCAAAAGAAATAGACCCCCACAACACTACTGGTGGGGAAGTAGCGGCAGGTAAAATATTTTTTAAAAGACTACGAAAACTGCTTAAAGATAATAAATCTTTTGTTTTAGAATCTACACTATCTGGGAAATATCTAAAAAAAATCATCTCTCAGGCAAAAGAGAATGGTTATTCAATTGAATTAATTTACATTTTTTTAGAAAACCCGACAGTTTGTATCGAACGAATTAAGGAACGAGTTCTTAATGGAGGACATCACGTCCCTGATGAAGCTGTAGTAAGAAGATTTTATCGAAGTAAAAACAACTTTTGGAACATATATAAAAATGTTTGTGACAGGTGGTTCCTAATTTATAATTCTGAATTAACATTTAAAGAGTTTTGTATAGGATCTAAAGATAATTACACAATCAACGACAACTCAATTTTTAATGATTTTATGAAAGACGTGGAGTTATAA
- a CDS encoding carbon-nitrogen hydrolase family protein: protein MSRMMNEVNTDDLRVCLVQMSSSPDFEENLAHAKSIIEQASQNRDELIIFPECALLWAKTDITHQNAKTREQWTDLLSPLSKTYKIAIVWGGLAERQENKVFNSSFIFDADGHLLDVYRKTHLFQIFTPGKKAIDETETYEHGDTGPCVVKINDWSIGISICYDLRFPEFLRNYAGCDLMINSAAFTKATGKAHWEVLMRARAVENQSYVIGSAQCGRNELSGISAYGHSIVIDPWGEVLGDLGESIASQSFVLNKQIIQQTRETVPALYTSFPHLRDQ, encoded by the coding sequence ATGAGTAGAATGATGAATGAAGTTAATACAGATGATTTACGAGTTTGCCTCGTACAAATGTCTTCGAGCCCTGATTTCGAAGAAAATTTAGCGCATGCAAAATCAATCATTGAGCAAGCTTCGCAGAACAGAGATGAACTGATCATTTTCCCCGAATGCGCCCTGCTCTGGGCGAAAACTGACATCACCCATCAAAACGCCAAGACTCGTGAGCAATGGACTGATTTACTCTCTCCACTTTCCAAAACCTACAAGATTGCTATCGTCTGGGGTGGTCTTGCCGAGCGTCAGGAAAACAAAGTCTTCAATAGCTCATTCATATTTGATGCAGATGGTCATTTGTTAGATGTATATAGAAAGACTCACCTCTTCCAAATTTTCACTCCGGGCAAGAAAGCCATTGATGAGACCGAGACCTACGAACACGGTGATACGGGGCCATGCGTTGTCAAAATTAATGATTGGTCAATCGGCATTAGTATTTGTTATGATCTGCGTTTCCCGGAGTTTTTACGAAACTATGCTGGCTGTGACCTGATGATTAATTCCGCTGCCTTTACCAAAGCCACTGGAAAAGCTCATTGGGAAGTTCTCATGCGAGCCCGCGCCGTAGAGAATCAAAGCTATGTGATTGGTTCAGCGCAATGTGGTCGTAACGAGCTCAGCGGTATCTCTGCCTATGGGCACTCCATTGTAATTGATCCTTGGGGAGAGGTCTTGGGCGATCTTGGCGAAAGCATTGCCAGTCAAAGTTTTGTTCTCAACAAACAAATCATTCAACAAACCAGAGAAACGGTCCCCGCTCTTTATACGAGTTTCCCTCATTTAAGAGATCAATGA
- the groL gene encoding chaperonin GroEL (60 kDa chaperone family; promotes refolding of misfolded polypeptides especially under stressful conditions; forms two stacked rings of heptamers to form a barrel-shaped 14mer; ends can be capped by GroES; misfolded proteins enter the barrel where they are refolded when GroES binds), whose protein sequence is MAKQLIFDENARRKLLSGVEKLSKAVKVTLGPKGRNVVLDKSFGTPHITKDGVSVAKEIELECPYENMGAQMVREVASKTADLAGDGTTTATVLAEAIYREGLKNVTAGANPMSLKRGIDKAVAAMVAELANISTPVETNEQVKQIATISANGDEEIGSIIADAMDKVGKDGTIAVEESKTIETTLDVVDGMQFDKGYLSPYFSTDLESREALLEDPYILIFEKKIANLQDMLPLLQEVSKTGKPFLIIAEDVEGEALSTLVINKLRGTLNVCAVKAPGFGDRRKAMLEDIAILTGGKCITEDLGMKLENVTLEDLGSAKRVIVDKDNTVVVDGKGAQAEIMGRVKLLKAQIEESTSEYDKEKLQERLAKLAGGVAVINVGAATETEMKEKKDRVDDALHATRAAVDEGIVAGGGVAYIRAQAVAAGIELSGDEAVGASIIARACEAPLRQLVNNAAGEASIVIAKVREGEGNYGFNVATDEYVDMLEAGVIDPKKVTRSALQHAGSISGLLLTTECLITDIKEEAPAGGGGDHHGGGMPGGMGGMPGMM, encoded by the coding sequence ATGGCTAAACAATTAATTTTCGACGAGAACGCTCGTCGCAAGCTCCTCTCGGGTGTAGAGAAGCTCTCTAAAGCTGTAAAAGTTACTCTCGGTCCAAAAGGCCGTAACGTTGTTCTCGACAAGAGCTTTGGCACTCCTCATATCACAAAAGATGGTGTTTCTGTAGCTAAAGAAATCGAACTCGAATGCCCTTACGAAAACATGGGTGCTCAAATGGTTCGCGAAGTTGCTTCAAAAACTGCTGATCTCGCTGGTGACGGTACAACTACTGCAACAGTTCTTGCAGAAGCTATCTACCGTGAAGGTCTTAAGAATGTAACTGCGGGTGCTAACCCCATGAGTCTTAAGCGTGGTATCGACAAAGCTGTTGCTGCTATGGTTGCGGAGCTCGCAAACATCAGTACTCCTGTTGAAACTAACGAGCAAGTTAAGCAGATCGCTACGATCTCTGCTAACGGCGACGAAGAAATCGGTAGCATCATTGCTGACGCTATGGACAAAGTTGGTAAAGACGGCACAATCGCTGTTGAAGAGTCAAAAACTATCGAAACAACTCTCGACGTTGTTGATGGTATGCAGTTCGACAAAGGTTACCTCTCGCCTTACTTCTCAACTGACCTCGAGTCACGTGAAGCTCTCCTCGAAGATCCTTACATCCTCATTTTCGAAAAGAAAATTGCTAACCTCCAAGACATGCTCCCGCTTCTCCAAGAAGTGAGCAAAACTGGTAAGCCTTTCCTCATCATCGCTGAAGACGTTGAAGGCGAAGCTCTTTCTACTCTCGTCATCAACAAGCTCCGTGGCACACTCAATGTTTGTGCTGTTAAAGCTCCTGGTTTCGGTGATCGTCGTAAAGCTATGCTCGAAGACATCGCTATCCTCACTGGTGGTAAATGCATCACTGAAGACCTCGGCATGAAGCTCGAAAACGTCACTCTCGAAGACCTCGGTTCTGCTAAGCGCGTTATCGTTGACAAAGACAACACAGTTGTTGTTGATGGTAAAGGTGCTCAAGCTGAGATCATGGGTCGTGTGAAGCTTCTTAAAGCTCAAATCGAAGAGTCTACTTCTGAGTACGACAAAGAAAAACTCCAAGAGCGTCTTGCGAAGCTCGCTGGTGGTGTAGCCGTCATTAACGTTGGCGCTGCAACTGAAACTGAAATGAAAGAGAAAAAAGACCGCGTTGACGATGCGCTTCACGCAACTCGTGCAGCTGTTGACGAAGGTATTGTTGCTGGTGGCGGCGTTGCGTACATCCGTGCTCAAGCTGTTGCAGCTGGCATCGAACTCTCTGGCGACGAAGCTGTTGGTGCATCTATCATTGCTCGCGCATGTGAAGCTCCACTTCGTCAGCTCGTTAACAATGCAGCTGGTGAAGCTTCAATTGTCATCGCAAAAGTTCGCGAAGGCGAAGGCAACTACGGTTTCAACGTTGCAACTGACGAATACGTTGACATGCTCGAAGCTGGTGTTATCGACCCTAAGAAAGTAACGCGTTCTGCTTTACAGCACGCTGGTTCTATCTCTGGTCTTCTCCTTACTACTGAATGTCTCATTACTGACATCAAAGAAGAAGCTCCTGCTGGTGGCGGTGGTGATCACCACGGCGGCGGAATGCCAGGTGGCATGGGCGGAATGCCCGGCATGATGTAA